One genomic window of Salmo salar chromosome ssa12, Ssal_v3.1, whole genome shotgun sequence includes the following:
- the LOC123725452 gene encoding voltage-dependent T-type calcium channel subunit alpha-1H, which translates to MTTKEEGPGAAGAVAVSIVRDDEMPLPRRGSSLEEEEVEEERRMERRMEGSIIEERVMEEEECNGDDNDDDDAGSDISTLIVPYPELAPVIFFCLKQTTFPRSWCIRAVSSPYPLTL; encoded by the coding sequence ATGACGACCAAGGAGGAGGGTCCCGGAGCAGCGGGGGCGGTGGCCGTCTCCATCGTCAGGGACGACGAGATGCCCCTACCCCGCCGTGGCTCCTCCctcgaggaagaggaggtggaggaagagcgGCGGATGGAGCGGAGGATGGAGGGATCGATCATAGAAGAACGAGTGATGGAAGAAGAGGAGTGCAATGGTgacgataatgatgatgatgatgcgggCAGTGACATCAGCACCCTAATAGTTCCGTATCCTGAGCTGGCTCCGGTCATCTTCTTCTGTCTCAAGCAGACCACGTTCCCCAGGAGCTGGTGTATACGTGCCGTGTCCAGCCCATATCCTTTAACactatga